The Streptomyces sp. Je 1-332 genome has a window encoding:
- a CDS encoding MBL fold metallo-hydrolase: MSPSLQVGPYTVIALADGAGPFFSPRAEAFPGATTEQWSAADRFDPGALDAEGRWRLQFRAFAIRSDRGVTLIDAGIGPADGPAASWAPVPGALPASLASAGIEPSDVDTVVLTHLHTDHVGWAVVGGEQARPFFPNAEYLLQQAEFDAIEEVNPQLRSTVIDPLRKTDQLRLLDGDTPLRGGERAFATPGHTPGHQSVLIASGREQVAVTGDLLVHAIQLLHPKLAYAHEMDPEQARASRERVLHDGAADTLHLATPHLTEPFITR; the protein is encoded by the coding sequence ATGTCCCCTTCCCTTCAGGTAGGCCCGTACACCGTCATCGCGCTCGCCGACGGCGCAGGCCCCTTCTTCTCCCCCAGGGCGGAGGCGTTCCCCGGCGCCACCACCGAGCAGTGGTCGGCGGCCGACCGGTTCGATCCCGGCGCGCTCGACGCCGAAGGGCGCTGGCGGCTCCAGTTCCGCGCGTTCGCGATCCGCAGCGATCGGGGTGTGACCCTGATCGACGCGGGGATCGGTCCGGCCGACGGCCCGGCTGCCTCGTGGGCGCCTGTGCCCGGAGCCCTCCCGGCCTCGCTGGCCTCCGCGGGCATCGAACCATCCGACGTGGACACCGTGGTGCTCACGCACCTCCACACCGACCACGTGGGCTGGGCCGTCGTCGGCGGCGAGCAGGCGCGGCCGTTCTTCCCGAACGCCGAATACCTGTTGCAGCAAGCCGAGTTCGATGCGATCGAAGAGGTCAACCCGCAGCTGCGGTCCACTGTGATCGACCCGCTCCGGAAGACCGATCAGCTACGGCTGCTCGACGGCGACACCCCGTTGCGCGGCGGCGAGCGCGCGTTCGCCACGCCCGGTCACACGCCAGGGCATCAGAGTGTGCTCATCGCGTCCGGGCGCGAGCAGGTCGCCGTCACTGGAGACCTGCTCGTGCACGCGATCCAGCTCCTGCACCCCAAACTCGCCTACGCCCACGAGATGGACCCCGAGCAGGCACGGGCGTCAAGGGAACGGGTGCTCCACGACGGGGCCGCCGACACCCTGCACCTCGCGACCCCACACCTGACCGAGCCGTTCATCACCCGCTGA